From a single Apium graveolens cultivar Ventura chromosome 2, ASM990537v1, whole genome shotgun sequence genomic region:
- the LOC141684405 gene encoding putative serine/threonine-protein kinase At1g09600 gives MVEDVSEALREWIPRKLKSFQRLRQIGEGSHVYQALDLENQRIVVLKKIRVNIWEPETIRFMSREIRILRSLHHPNIIKLEGVVASEFSYSLYLVLEYMEHDLAGLGSTGLKFTEAQVKSYMKKILILHEKSKVSTFFFHFFIFIFVFLPSVVSNLL, from the exons ATGGTTGAAGATGTCAGTGAAGCTTTAAGGGAATGGATTCCACGAAAATTAAAGTCTTTTCAGAGATTACGACAA ATTGGTGAAGGCAGCCATGTTTATCAGGCACTTGATCTCGAGAATCAGAGAATCGTTGTGTTAAAGAAGATCAGAGTCAACATTTgggaacctgaaaccattcgcTTCATGTCCAGAGAGATTAGAATTCTACGCAGTCTACACCATCCTAACATTATAAAATTGGAAGGTGTAGTTGCATCAGAGTTTTCATACAGTTTGTACCTTGTGCTGGAGTACATGGAACATGATCTTGCAGGGCTTGGTTCCACTGGCCTCAAGTTTACCGAAGCTCAG GTCAAATCTTACATGAAGAAAATTTTAATCTTACATGAAAAATCAAAGGTTTCAACCTTCTTCttccatttttttatttttatatttgtttttttGCCAAGTGTAGTTTCCAACCTTCTCTGA
- the LOC141684412 gene encoding putative serine/threonine-protein kinase At1g09600: MVEDVSEALREWIPRKLKSFQRLRQIGEGSHVYQALDLENQRIVVLKKIRVNIWEPETIRFMSREIRILRSLHHPNIIKLEGVVASEFSYSLYLVLEYMEHDLAGLGSTGLKFTEAQVKSYMKKILILHEKSKVSTFFFHFFIFIFVFCQV; this comes from the exons ATGGTTGAAGATGTCAGTGAAGCTTTAAGGGAATGGATTCCACGAAAATTAAAGTCTTTTCAGAGATTACGACAA ATTGGTGAAGGCAGCCATGTTTATCAGGCACTTGATCTCGAGAATCAGAGAATCGTTGTGTTAAAGAAGATCAGAGTCAACATTTgggaacctgaaaccattcgcTTCATGTCCAGAGAGATTAGAATTCTACGCAGTCTACACCATCCTAACATTATAAAATTGGAAGGTGTAGTTGCATCAGAGTTTTCATACAGTTTGTACCTTGTGCTGGAGTACATGGAACATGATCTTGCAGGGCTTGGTTCCACTGGCCTCAAGTTTACCGAAGCTCAG GTCAAATCTTACATGAAGAAAATTTTAATCTTACATGAAAAATCAAAGGTTTCAACCTTCTTCttccatttttttatttttatatttgttttttGCCAAGTGTAG